In one Paenibacillus sp. JQZ6Y-1 genomic region, the following are encoded:
- a CDS encoding histidine kinase yields the protein MSTFRRKTPEELLHMISKLKQGKLKIYIGAVSGSGKTYHMLREGQLLKQEGLDVALCAVSTLQRPETVQQLGDLKRIPSIHWMKTDKSGHPIEQKDLNLDAIIERNPEVLLVDHLAHRNRPDAQHETRWEDIQFLLQRGISVMVTVNVYELEGAAQLARHYIGREVDCTVPEDVLVQADEVRLIDVTPEVILQRYSAGHLLGSTDSDYFEKGNLSVLRELALRTVAEGVGGTLEKHRAEQGLSGPTGTTERIMVLVQYHWNGSIYIRRGQQIARRLSGDLLVVSFRNRGVKPTNEERTFRRAFRDLTDQVGGVFEEILIGSRFDLSRQMVQFARQHQVTRIVLGHSRQKRWQELINSSVVNGLLLHTRHIDIFLMADRAEQEGERILPARTAAVKKPENYRRLPSEEIKRQIEHIQRGTFKVYVGAAPGVGKTYTMLREGKELMRQGIDVVIGLLETHGRKETAEQAETLPLLPRQQIPYGERMLEEMDVDGIIRRNPEVVLVDELAHSNVPGSRNSKRYEDIRELLDAGIAVISTVNIQHLESLNDAVEQITGIRVRETVPDYILHLADEVELIDVTPQTLRQRLSEGKIYAATKVEQSLNNFFKLGNLIALRELALREVADDVDERLESWERSASLRGPWRREEVIFVGVKLDHEAERLIRRGFRTAYRLKAKLIVTYIHTGTEQSMTEEQQIKADKFDKLTRRLGGQFEVQYRPQCSSMKQLARYINEEAVRHEATQMLLGQSSTPRWKRWGRESILKKVLRESRNMDVLVVADRE from the coding sequence ATGAGTACCTTCCGGCGCAAAACGCCTGAAGAATTGCTACACATGATCTCCAAGCTCAAACAAGGAAAATTAAAAATCTATATCGGAGCCGTTAGCGGCTCCGGTAAAACCTATCATATGCTGCGTGAAGGCCAACTGCTCAAACAGGAAGGTCTTGACGTGGCATTATGTGCTGTCTCGACCTTACAGCGTCCAGAAACCGTGCAGCAGCTAGGCGATCTGAAGCGCATTCCAAGTATTCACTGGATGAAGACGGACAAATCTGGACATCCCATCGAGCAAAAGGATTTGAATCTGGATGCGATTATTGAGCGCAATCCTGAAGTGCTGCTGGTCGATCATCTGGCACATCGCAATCGTCCTGATGCGCAGCATGAAACCCGCTGGGAGGATATCCAGTTTTTGTTGCAGCGCGGAATTAGCGTGATGGTAACAGTCAATGTCTACGAGCTGGAGGGAGCAGCACAGCTGGCACGTCATTATATCGGACGCGAGGTCGATTGTACGGTGCCAGAGGATGTATTGGTTCAGGCGGATGAAGTGCGTCTGATCGATGTGACGCCTGAGGTTATTTTACAGCGCTATTCTGCCGGGCATCTGTTAGGTAGCACGGATAGTGATTATTTTGAAAAGGGAAATCTATCGGTGCTGCGCGAGTTAGCACTGCGTACCGTAGCCGAGGGCGTCGGCGGTACATTGGAAAAGCATCGTGCAGAGCAGGGTTTGAGTGGACCGACCGGTACGACCGAGCGTATTATGGTGCTAGTGCAGTATCATTGGAACGGGTCTATCTATATACGGCGTGGACAGCAGATTGCCCGACGTCTGAGCGGTGATCTGCTGGTCGTTTCCTTTCGCAATCGCGGTGTAAAGCCGACCAATGAAGAGCGTACATTTCGGCGTGCCTTCCGCGATCTGACGGATCAGGTAGGTGGCGTATTTGAAGAGATTCTGATCGGCTCACGCTTTGATCTATCTCGGCAAATGGTGCAATTTGCCCGTCAGCATCAGGTTACACGTATTGTACTTGGTCATTCTCGGCAAAAGCGCTGGCAGGAGCTGATCAACAGTTCGGTCGTCAACGGATTGCTGCTGCATACGCGGCATATTGATATTTTCCTGATGGCAGATCGCGCGGAGCAGGAGGGAGAGCGTATATTGCCTGCACGTACCGCTGCTGTCAAAAAGCCGGAAAATTATCGGCGTCTGCCCTCTGAGGAGATCAAGCGTCAGATTGAGCATATTCAGCGCGGTACATTCAAAGTGTATGTGGGCGCGGCGCCGGGTGTAGGCAAGACGTATACAATGCTGCGCGAGGGCAAGGAGCTGATGCGTCAGGGAATCGACGTGGTGATTGGTCTACTAGAAACGCATGGACGCAAGGAAACCGCCGAACAGGCAGAGACGCTTCCCTTACTGCCGCGTCAGCAGATTCCATATGGTGAGCGGATGCTAGAGGAAATGGATGTGGATGGCATCATTCGCCGCAATCCAGAGGTAGTGCTAGTCGACGAACTAGCACATAGTAACGTACCCGGCAGTCGTAATAGTAAGCGCTATGAGGATATTCGCGAATTGCTAGATGCAGGCATTGCTGTCATTTCCACTGTTAACATTCAGCATCTAGAAAGTTTGAATGATGCAGTAGAGCAGATTACTGGTATTCGCGTACGGGAAACGGTGCCGGATTATATTTTGCATCTGGCAGATGAAGTGGAGTTGATTGATGTTACGCCGCAAACGTTACGTCAACGACTGAGTGAGGGCAAAATCTATGCCGCTACTAAGGTGGAACAATCGCTAAACAACTTTTTCAAGCTGGGTAATCTGATTGCGCTGCGCGAGCTGGCGTTACGCGAAGTGGCGGATGATGTGGACGAGCGGTTGGAATCATGGGAGCGAAGTGCATCGCTACGTGGACCGTGGCGACGGGAAGAAGTGATCTTTGTCGGGGTAAAACTGGATCATGAAGCGGAACGATTGATCCGACGCGGATTCCGCACTGCCTATCGGTTAAAAGCAAAACTGATCGTCACCTATATCCATACTGGCACAGAGCAGTCCATGACCGAGGAACAGCAGATCAAAGCCGATAAATTCGATAAATTGACTCGGCGACTAGGCGGGCAATTTGAAGTACAATATCGTCCGCAATGTTCAAGCATGAAGCAGCTGGCACGCTATATCAATGAAGAAGCAGTACGACATGAAGCGACCCAGATGCTACTTGGACAGTCCAGCACACCACGCTGGAAGCGCTGGGGACGCGAATCCATTTTGAAAAAGGTATTGCGCGAATCGCGAAATATGGATGTATTGGTCGTAGCCGACAGGGAGTAA